A part of Lacibacter sp. H407 genomic DNA contains:
- a CDS encoding M3 family oligoendopeptidase, with protein MTLTADIKPIERSFLPKDFTITTWDLVEPYFQQLLDRTINNKTELEQWLKDSSELEAIISEDACWRQVRMTCDTENKQLEEAFNYFYMEIAPKMQPYADKLNRKLVECPFTKELDTDKYFTYLRSIKKSIELFREANIPIMAEMNVMQQQFGQIAGKMTIEVNGKEYTLQQAGKFLENPDRTLREEVYMKIQTRRYQDREALNELFNKLVAQRHQIALNADFKNYRDYKFKELGRFDYTSQDCFNFHEAVKQHVIPLVKIIYEEQRKAIGVDQLRPWDMDAEPAGITPLQPFTTGTELTEKTIECFKQLNPFFADCLQKMNEMKRFDLDSRKGKAPGGYNMPLAETGAPFIFMNAAGTLDDVTTMVHEGGHAVHSFLTHNLELTGFKEYGAEIAEVASMAMELFSMEHWNIFFTDQEELRRAKFKQLERVLTILPWIARIDAFQHWLYENPAHTAEERGEKWMSLANEYSTGLIDYSGLEQFRPYEWQRQLHLFEVPFYYIEYGIAQLGAIGLWMQFKQNQQEALQHYINALSLGGTKTLPQLYEAAGLKFDFSPNHIKTLMDFVKTEMDNLN; from the coding sequence ATGACACTCACAGCCGATATCAAGCCGATCGAGCGTAGTTTTTTACCGAAGGATTTCACTATTACTACTTGGGACTTGGTAGAACCTTATTTTCAGCAATTACTCGATCGTACCATCAACAATAAAACAGAACTGGAACAGTGGCTGAAAGACAGCAGCGAACTGGAAGCCATCATCAGCGAAGATGCTTGCTGGCGCCAGGTACGGATGACCTGCGATACCGAGAACAAACAACTGGAAGAAGCATTCAATTATTTCTACATGGAGATTGCACCGAAAATGCAACCCTATGCCGATAAACTCAACCGCAAACTTGTTGAGTGTCCATTCACGAAAGAACTGGATACTGATAAATATTTCACCTACTTACGTTCCATCAAAAAAAGTATTGAGCTGTTTCGTGAAGCCAATATTCCCATTATGGCGGAGATGAATGTAATGCAGCAACAGTTTGGACAGATCGCCGGTAAAATGACCATTGAAGTAAATGGCAAAGAGTACACCTTACAACAGGCCGGAAAGTTTTTAGAAAATCCGGATCGTACGTTACGGGAAGAGGTGTATATGAAAATTCAGACCCGCCGTTACCAGGATCGGGAAGCGTTGAATGAGCTGTTCAATAAACTGGTTGCGCAACGCCACCAAATTGCATTGAATGCAGATTTCAAAAACTACCGTGATTATAAATTTAAAGAGCTCGGCCGTTTTGACTACACGTCGCAGGACTGTTTCAATTTTCACGAAGCAGTGAAGCAACATGTAATTCCATTGGTGAAAATTATTTATGAAGAACAACGCAAAGCAATTGGTGTTGATCAATTGCGCCCTTGGGATATGGATGCAGAACCGGCAGGTATTACGCCATTGCAACCTTTCACAACCGGAACAGAATTAACTGAAAAAACAATTGAATGTTTCAAACAACTAAATCCCTTTTTTGCAGATTGTTTGCAAAAGATGAATGAGATGAAGCGGTTCGATCTTGACAGCCGTAAGGGAAAAGCTCCCGGCGGTTACAATATGCCGTTAGCTGAAACGGGTGCTCCGTTTATTTTTATGAATGCAGCCGGCACATTGGATGACGTAACCACCATGGTACACGAAGGCGGCCACGCTGTTCACTCGTTTTTGACACATAACCTGGAGTTGACCGGCTTTAAAGAATATGGTGCAGAGATCGCTGAAGTGGCAAGTATGGCCATGGAATTGTTCAGCATGGAGCATTGGAATATTTTCTTTACAGATCAGGAAGAGTTGCGCCGTGCGAAGTTTAAACAACTGGAACGTGTGCTCACCATTTTACCTTGGATCGCACGTATTGATGCATTTCAGCATTGGCTCTATGAAAATCCTGCACATACCGCAGAAGAGCGTGGTGAAAAATGGATGTCGCTTGCAAATGAATACAGCACTGGCTTGATCGATTACAGTGGATTGGAACAATTCCGTCCGTACGAATGGCAGCGTCAACTGCATTTGTTTGAAGTGCCGTTTTATTATATTGAATATGGAATTGCCCAGTTGGGTGCTATTGGATTGTGGATGCAGTTCAAACAAAATCAGCAGGAAGCATTGCAGCATTATATCAATGCCTTGAGTTTGGGCGGCACCAAAACATTGCCCCAACTCTATGAAGCAGCCGGGCTGAAGTTTGATTTTTCGCCCAACCATATCAAAACCTTGATGGATTTTGTAAAAACAGAAATGGATAATCTGAATTAA
- a CDS encoding Fur family transcriptional regulator, with protein sequence MSEAIKDLLKKNHMSVTDSRLQILDLFYHSPGALAHADIEKKASDKIDRVTIYRTLQTFEEKGIIHTIPTADNSVKYALCKDQCADGHHHDNHVHFVCDQCGKTICLDDVHVPEVKLPKGFQPHQSNMVVSGFCNDCRS encoded by the coding sequence ATGAGCGAAGCGATCAAAGATCTGTTGAAAAAAAACCACATGAGTGTAACCGACAGCCGGTTACAAATACTGGATTTATTTTATCATTCACCCGGTGCGTTGGCGCATGCAGATATTGAAAAGAAAGCCAGCGATAAAATTGACCGTGTTACTATTTACCGTACGCTGCAAACCTTCGAAGAAAAAGGGATCATCCATACTATTCCAACAGCCGATAATTCGGTTAAGTATGCATTGTGTAAAGACCAATGTGCAGATGGTCATCATCACGATAACCACGTACATTTTGTATGTGATCAATGTGGCAAAACCATTTGCCTGGATGATGTACATGTGCCGGAAGTGAAATTGCCGAAAGGGTTTCAACCGCACCAAAGTAATATGGTGGTAAGTGGTTTTTGTAATGATTGCAGGAGTTAA
- a CDS encoding MerC domain-containing protein: MNMRINWEALGIAASVACAIHCAVVPLFITSLPLFGVNIIHNVFLEVLLLGTAFVIGFSTLWHGYKKHHHHWGTLVPFSAGMLLFTLNQFIKFPYSSFVFVVPAVALIITAHMLNHRFCRKANHCHTTDCNH, translated from the coding sequence ATGAATATGCGTATTAATTGGGAAGCCTTAGGAATCGCCGCATCTGTAGCCTGTGCCATACACTGTGCTGTAGTACCATTATTCATCACCAGCTTACCGCTGTTTGGTGTCAACATCATTCACAATGTGTTTTTAGAAGTCCTGTTATTGGGCACTGCCTTCGTAATCGGTTTTTCTACACTTTGGCATGGTTACAAAAAGCACCATCACCACTGGGGCACTTTGGTTCCGTTTTCAGCAGGGATGTTGCTGTTTACCCTCAACCAGTTTATCAAGTTTCCTTATTCTTCTTTTGTATTTGTTGTTCCTGCAGTTGCGTTGATCATTACCGCACATATGCTCAATCATCGTTTTTGCAGAAAAGCAAATCATTGTCATACTACAGATTGTAATCATTGA
- a CDS encoding hemolysin family protein — MNWYLIIGIGVTVVFIGFFAGLQTAFGSLNRFSVELKKKQGVSSGRILSNFIDNQSKFIGSLLVGVTLSLVIFVLLVNRFFDPLWKQMPTVIQNSAIRIIIEILVTTLLALLVQMVCKAIFRKRSNAVLSFFSRTASFFYALFSPIASLFVGLAEWILKYLFDVRVNDKKEAFTRVDLEHFIQQSKDNDDESQDINSDLFENALSLPGVKVRECLIPRKEIVGVEASATIDELKQKFVETKLSKLIVYDGNIDNIIGYAHQLDMFRKPTDIKSILKPIPAVPESMGLTDLITQFTKERKSIAWVVDEFGGTSGIVTMEDLLEEIFGEIQDEYDTEEFVEKQLAEDEFIFSGRLELDYLAEKFNLSFKEETDAETLSGYIVEHHETIPIAKERIIIDDYEFDILSVSETRIETVKIKVLR; from the coding sequence ATGAATTGGTATTTGATCATAGGGATTGGCGTAACTGTTGTGTTTATCGGTTTTTTTGCCGGTCTGCAAACAGCCTTTGGTTCCTTGAACCGCTTTTCGGTTGAGTTGAAAAAAAAGCAAGGCGTCAGCAGCGGACGTATTCTCAGCAATTTTATTGACAATCAAAGTAAGTTTATCGGCTCGTTGTTGGTAGGCGTTACATTGTCGCTGGTAATTTTTGTTTTATTGGTCAATCGATTCTTTGATCCGCTGTGGAAACAAATGCCAACCGTGATCCAGAATTCAGCGATTCGGATCATCATTGAAATATTAGTAACTACGTTGCTGGCATTGCTTGTACAAATGGTGTGCAAAGCCATCTTCCGCAAACGCAGTAATGCTGTACTTTCTTTCTTTTCACGCACTGCCAGTTTTTTCTATGCATTGTTTTCTCCCATCGCTTCATTGTTTGTGGGACTTGCTGAATGGATCTTAAAATACTTATTTGATGTGCGGGTGAACGATAAAAAAGAGGCGTTTACAAGGGTTGATCTCGAACATTTTATTCAGCAAAGCAAAGACAACGACGACGAAAGTCAGGATATAAATTCGGATTTGTTTGAAAACGCATTGTCTTTACCGGGTGTAAAAGTGCGTGAATGTTTAATTCCCCGGAAAGAAATTGTGGGAGTAGAAGCATCGGCAACCATTGATGAGCTGAAGCAAAAATTTGTTGAAACAAAATTGAGTAAACTGATTGTGTATGATGGGAATATTGATAACATCATCGGCTATGCGCATCAGTTGGATATGTTTCGCAAACCAACCGATATTAAATCGATTTTAAAACCTATTCCTGCGGTGCCGGAAAGTATGGGACTTACAGATCTTATTACGCAGTTTACCAAAGAGCGCAAAAGTATTGCGTGGGTGGTGGATGAGTTTGGTGGCACCAGCGGTATTGTAACCATGGAAGATCTGCTGGAAGAAATTTTTGGTGAGATACAGGATGAATACGATACCGAAGAGTTTGTTGAAAAACAACTCGCCGAAGATGAGTTTATTTTCAGTGGCAGGCTGGAGCTCGATTATCTCGCAGAAAAATTCAACCTTAGTTTTAAAGAAGAAACCGATGCCGAAACCCTTTCGGGCTATATTGTAGAACACCACGAAACCATACCCATTGCAAAAGAACGTATCATTATCGACGACTACGAGTTTGATATCCTCTCAGTAAGCGAAACAAGAATTGAAACGGTAAAAATAAAAGTACTCAGGTAA
- the gmk gene encoding guanylate kinase, with protein sequence MEQVFHKIIIITAPSGAGKTSITKQLMKHFPQLAFSISAATRAKRKHEQDGVDYHFMSVEEFQQKIHENAFMEWEMVYEGNYYGTLKSEMERIWSNGQIPVLDIDVKGAIHVQDLYPKQILTIFIEPPSIDELKRRLESRGTETADSLQARINKASYEISFKHSFQHVIVNDDLPKAVAEAIRITGGFLAAP encoded by the coding sequence ATGGAACAGGTATTTCACAAGATCATCATTATTACAGCTCCTTCAGGCGCCGGAAAAACATCCATCACCAAACAATTGATGAAGCATTTTCCGCAACTGGCGTTTTCGATTTCAGCTGCCACACGTGCAAAACGAAAACACGAGCAAGACGGAGTTGATTATCATTTCATGAGCGTTGAAGAATTTCAGCAAAAAATTCATGAAAATGCATTTATGGAATGGGAGATGGTGTACGAAGGGAATTACTACGGAACACTGAAATCAGAAATGGAACGCATCTGGAGCAACGGACAAATTCCGGTGCTGGATATTGATGTAAAAGGAGCCATTCATGTGCAGGACCTGTATCCCAAACAAATACTCACCATTTTTATTGAACCACCTTCCATCGATGAATTGAAACGCCGGCTGGAAAGCAGGGGCACCGAAACTGCCGATTCATTACAGGCACGGATCAATAAAGCATCGTACGAAATTTCCTTTAAACATTCATTTCAGCACGTGATAGTAAATGATGATCTGCCGAAAGCTGTAGCAGAAGCCATCCGCATTACCGGCGGGTTTCTTGCAGCGCCATAA
- the tatC gene encoding twin-arginine translocase subunit TatC, whose protein sequence is MAETKTERRSIIQRIRGARGVEKAEMSFIDHLEELRWHVVRAVIAIIVASLIVLFNIDYVVNNIFMGPAHKDFITYRWLCDLGKWMHVDALCLSDFSIKFQSNAMTEQFLTTFTVGFTSGFILAFPYIFWEIWKFVRPALSDKERSGTTGAIFWISSLFFLGVAFGYFVLTPFMVNFYSNYSLSPLIEFRPTISDYFENLIYLTVGVGLLFQLPVVVMLLTKVGMLTPVTLRRIRKYAFVVIIIMAAIITPSTDPFSLALVTIPLYGLYEFSIMLSMRIYRRQIKKEDIEEWS, encoded by the coding sequence GTGGCCGAAACAAAAACAGAACGTCGATCGATCATACAACGCATTCGTGGTGCAAGAGGGGTAGAAAAAGCTGAAATGAGTTTTATCGATCATCTTGAAGAACTGCGTTGGCATGTGGTGCGGGCAGTCATAGCCATTATAGTTGCCTCACTTATTGTATTGTTCAATATTGATTATGTGGTAAACAATATCTTCATGGGCCCGGCTCATAAAGATTTTATCACCTACCGTTGGTTGTGCGATCTTGGTAAATGGATGCATGTAGATGCGCTTTGCCTAAGTGATTTCAGCATCAAGTTCCAGAGTAATGCAATGACGGAGCAGTTCCTCACCACGTTCACTGTTGGTTTTACTTCAGGCTTTATTTTGGCCTTCCCTTATATTTTTTGGGAGATCTGGAAATTCGTTCGTCCGGCGTTGAGTGATAAAGAACGCAGCGGCACTACCGGTGCCATCTTCTGGATATCTTCTCTTTTCTTTCTGGGTGTTGCATTTGGATATTTTGTACTCACACCATTCATGGTGAATTTTTATTCAAACTACTCACTCAGTCCGTTAATTGAGTTTCGTCCAACTATCAGCGATTATTTTGAGAACCTGATCTATTTAACCGTAGGTGTGGGATTATTGTTTCAATTACCTGTGGTGGTAATGCTGCTTACAAAAGTGGGTATGCTTACACCTGTAACACTTCGCCGCATCCGCAAGTATGCATTTGTGGTGATCATTATTATGGCGGCCATCATTACACCTTCTACCGATCCATTCAGTTTGGCGCTGGTTACAATTCCGTTGTATGGTTTGTATGAATTCAGTATTATGCTGAGTATGCGTATTTACAGGCGGCAGATCAAGAAAGAAGATATTGAAGAGTGGAGTTGA
- a CDS encoding DUF5606 family protein, with amino-acid sequence MEYGKLIAVTGMPGLFELVSSKTDGAIVRSLDDNSTKFASTRQHQFSHLESIEVYTVRDNVNLADIFKAMEADGGKLPDEKDAKAIKSYFEKVFPDLDFERVYTSDMKKMVKWYGIISAKGIEIKLTEEPIEEDEAPVEEVAVAEAKPAKKAAKKKAAAKKKKED; translated from the coding sequence ATGGAATACGGAAAATTAATTGCAGTAACCGGAATGCCCGGTTTGTTTGAACTCGTTAGCAGCAAAACCGATGGCGCTATAGTGCGTTCACTGGACGATAATTCAACCAAGTTTGCGTCTACCCGTCAGCACCAGTTTTCACACCTGGAAAGTATTGAAGTATATACCGTTCGTGATAACGTGAACCTTGCCGATATTTTTAAGGCAATGGAAGCAGATGGCGGCAAACTTCCCGATGAAAAAGATGCAAAAGCCATCAAATCTTATTTTGAAAAAGTATTTCCTGATCTTGATTTTGAGCGGGTATATACCAGCGATATGAAAAAGATGGTGAAATGGTATGGCATTATCAGCGCAAAAGGAATTGAGATCAAATTGACTGAAGAGCCAATTGAAGAAGATGAAGCTCCTGTTGAAGAAGTAGCAGTTGCAGAAGCAAAGCCAGCTAAGAAAGCGGCGAAAAAGAAAGCAGCCGCTAAAAAGAAGAAAGAAGACTAA
- a CDS encoding zinc-dependent metalloprotease, producing the protein MNKRFVLALSAVCLLLGTEISAQSKPGAPAPADTTKKAPPKPSITEKVKSSKKLPGLFTLYQDTVTGSVQMYIRKDQLNKDFIYQSFSLSGPTSLFLHQSMHRATLVFQMKKAFDKIEFSTVNTNFYYDKNNAVSKAANVDVADAVFYTDKFSVEDADGYLVSVDQLFLSDKLDPVKPIFPPTIPPGAVFNLGGYNPAKSKYSNIRSYPNNSDVVVDLAYDNPMPFNQGGKDITDARFVRVKLQHSFIEMPVNDFKPRFDDPRVGFFSQEVDDLTSNEIVNYRDVINRWHLKKKDPSAALSEPVEPITFWVENTTPVEYREIVKAAGERWNEAFEKAGFKNAMVMKIMPEDADWDPADIRYNVIRWVSSPYPPYGAIGPSFVNPKTGQILGSDITIEWASGAETPFTDIIQEIGSTTANDLQQQMMANMPSHMRKHWATCAIGSELAQQYMAGSTLITTAGAPAGEVRKAHEQFLYYLILHEMGHTLGLNHNMKASQMLSPAEVHNTAITQKLGLQGSVMDYPSINISSDRSKQGDYYTMKPGPYDLWAIEFGYREFPASQEQAELNKILRRSHEPYLTFGNDADDMRSPGGGIDPRVMVNDMSNDMVTYGEDRIKFVNNAMSKLVSKYAKSDKSYQEIMIRYNVLNGQRFSMANAISRYIGGVQVDRSFPGQNNGSKPFVITPVAYQKKAMGFLATYVFAPNAFDADQQVLPYLQVQRRGFNFFGAPEDPKHTSLVQNFQTNILAQLLHPTTLRRINNSALYGNTYSVADVMNDVMNAVFKADAAGAVNVYRQNLQSEFVKGAISIVEAKAGYDNPSKSAAYNTLRKVRTMLGTAVSPNEQTRAHRSMLIFMIDKALATK; encoded by the coding sequence ATGAACAAGCGTTTCGTCTTGGCCTTATCAGCTGTTTGTTTGTTACTGGGCACAGAAATTTCAGCCCAGTCAAAACCCGGAGCCCCTGCTCCTGCCGACACTACCAAAAAGGCCCCACCCAAACCAAGTATTACAGAAAAAGTAAAATCAAGTAAAAAACTTCCCGGCTTATTTACACTGTACCAGGATACTGTAACAGGCAGTGTACAGATGTACATCCGGAAAGATCAGTTGAACAAAGATTTTATTTACCAGAGTTTTTCACTCAGCGGCCCTACCAGTTTATTTCTGCATCAGAGCATGCACCGTGCAACATTAGTTTTTCAAATGAAAAAAGCATTTGATAAAATTGAGTTCAGCACTGTGAACACGAATTTTTATTACGACAAAAACAATGCTGTCAGCAAAGCTGCGAATGTGGATGTGGCCGATGCCGTTTTCTATACTGATAAATTCAGTGTTGAAGATGCAGACGGTTATCTCGTAAGTGTGGACCAGTTATTCCTGAGCGATAAGCTTGATCCGGTAAAACCGATCTTTCCACCAACCATTCCTCCCGGTGCCGTATTTAATTTAGGTGGATACAATCCTGCAAAAAGTAAGTACAGCAATATCCGTTCTTATCCCAACAACAGCGATGTGGTGGTTGATCTGGCATACGACAACCCGATGCCATTTAACCAGGGCGGAAAAGATATTACCGATGCACGTTTTGTGCGGGTAAAACTCCAGCATTCATTTATTGAAATGCCGGTAAACGATTTCAAACCACGCTTTGATGATCCACGTGTTGGTTTCTTTTCGCAGGAAGTTGATGATCTTACCTCTAACGAGATCGTAAATTATCGTGATGTGATCAACCGCTGGCATCTGAAGAAAAAAGATCCTTCGGCAGCATTGAGTGAGCCGGTTGAACCGATCACTTTCTGGGTTGAAAACACCACACCGGTTGAATACCGTGAAATTGTAAAAGCCGCTGGTGAACGCTGGAACGAAGCGTTTGAAAAAGCAGGGTTCAAAAATGCAATGGTAATGAAGATCATGCCTGAAGATGCAGATTGGGATCCGGCCGATATCCGCTACAACGTGATCCGTTGGGTATCGTCGCCTTATCCTCCATACGGAGCAATCGGGCCAAGCTTTGTCAACCCAAAAACAGGTCAAATTCTTGGTAGCGATATTACCATTGAGTGGGCCAGTGGTGCTGAAACACCATTTACTGATATAATTCAGGAGATCGGTTCAACTACAGCAAATGATTTGCAGCAACAAATGATGGCCAATATGCCATCGCACATGCGCAAACATTGGGCGACATGTGCCATTGGTTCTGAATTAGCACAGCAATACATGGCTGGCTCAACATTGATCACCACGGCAGGTGCTCCTGCAGGTGAAGTAAGAAAAGCGCATGAGCAGTTTTTATATTATCTCATTTTGCATGAAATGGGTCATACACTTGGCTTGAATCATAACATGAAAGCCAGCCAGATGCTGAGCCCTGCAGAAGTACACAATACTGCCATCACACAAAAATTAGGATTGCAAGGTTCGGTAATGGATTACCCTTCGATCAACATCAGTAGTGATCGCAGCAAGCAAGGTGATTATTATACCATGAAACCCGGTCCTTACGATTTGTGGGCCATTGAATTTGGTTACCGTGAATTCCCTGCCAGTCAGGAGCAGGCAGAATTAAATAAAATTCTCCGTCGCAGCCACGAGCCCTATCTCACATTCGGAAACGATGCGGATGATATGCGTAGCCCCGGTGGTGGTATTGATCCGAGGGTAATGGTGAACGATATGAGTAACGATATGGTTACTTATGGCGAAGACCGTATCAAATTTGTGAACAATGCCATGAGCAAACTCGTAAGTAAATACGCAAAAAGCGATAAGAGCTATCAGGAAATTATGATCCGTTATAATGTACTGAATGGCCAACGCTTTTCAATGGCTAATGCCATCAGCCGTTATATTGGTGGTGTACAGGTTGACAGAAGTTTCCCCGGCCAGAACAATGGCAGCAAGCCATTTGTGATCACACCGGTTGCGTATCAGAAAAAAGCAATGGGCTTCCTGGCAACGTATGTGTTTGCGCCAAATGCGTTTGATGCAGATCAGCAGGTATTGCCTTATTTGCAAGTACAACGTCGTGGTTTCAATTTCTTTGGTGCGCCGGAAGATCCGAAACACACATCGCTTGTACAGAATTTTCAAACCAATATTCTTGCACAGCTATTGCACCCAACAACATTGCGTCGTATCAACAACAGTGCATTGTACGGCAATACATATAGTGTAGCCGATGTAATGAATGATGTAATGAATGCGGTCTTTAAAGCAGATGCTGCCGGTGCCGTAAATGTGTACCGTCAAAATCTGCAAAGTGAGTTTGTAAAAGGTGCTATCAGCATTGTAGAAGCAAAAGCAGGGTATGATAATCCATCGAAGAGTGCAGCTTACAATACCCTTCGCAAAGTAAGAACTATGTTGGGTACTGCTGTTTCGCCAAACGAGCAAACCAGAGCTCACCGCAGCATGCTCATTTTTATGATCGACAAAGCGCTGGCAACAAAATAA
- a CDS encoding SDR family NAD(P)-dependent oxidoreductase, which yields MNWKNTIAIITGAGTGIGKATKDLLRSKGCTVYNLDFADNDPTDQHYYISCDVRHRQQVNDAIDKVISTEKKIDFLFANAGIHLFATLEQTSDEELQRVVYTNLFGVYYTLQKVIPVMKAQQKGSIVLMGSDQSFVGKAASSVYGMTKGAIAQLAKSTAIDYAPFNIRVNCICPGTIDTPLLHKAVDRFSQLSNTAKEEVYKSLDSIQPMGRIGKPEEIAKTVVFLLSDESSFTTGSLFAVDGGYVCQ from the coding sequence ATGAACTGGAAAAACACAATTGCCATCATCACCGGTGCAGGAACAGGCATTGGAAAAGCCACCAAAGATCTGCTGCGCAGCAAAGGTTGTACTGTTTACAATCTTGATTTTGCAGATAACGATCCAACAGACCAGCACTATTATATTTCCTGTGATGTGCGCCACCGTCAACAGGTGAATGATGCCATCGACAAAGTAATCTCCACCGAAAAGAAAATCGATTTCCTTTTTGCCAATGCAGGTATTCATTTGTTTGCAACGCTTGAACAAACGAGTGATGAAGAACTACAGCGTGTGGTTTACACAAATTTGTTTGGTGTGTATTATACATTGCAGAAAGTAATTCCTGTAATGAAAGCACAACAAAAAGGAAGTATTGTGCTGATGGGATCAGACCAATCGTTTGTAGGCAAAGCAGCCAGCTCTGTTTATGGAATGACGAAAGGAGCCATTGCTCAACTTGCTAAAAGTACAGCCATTGATTATGCGCCTTTCAACATACGTGTCAATTGTATTTGCCCCGGCACCATCGATACACCATTATTGCACAAAGCAGTTGATCGTTTTTCGCAATTAAGCAATACGGCGAAAGAGGAAGTGTATAAAAGTTTGGACAGCATTCAGCCAATGGGACGCATTGGGAAGCCGGAAGAGATCGCAAAAACAGTTGTTTTTCTGTTGAGCGATGAAAGCAGTTTTACAACCGGAAGCCTGTTTGCAGTTGATGGCGGTTATGTGTGTCAGTAA
- the rpiB gene encoding ribose 5-phosphate isomerase B, which yields MTKPVAIGCDHAGFDYKEDLISFLEGKGIAFKDFGTYSKDSVDYPDFAHPVASAVENGEAAFGILLCGSANGVAITANKHQGIRAGLCWGEEIAQLVRAHNNANIICIPARFVREGDAEKMVNTFMTTAFEGGRHGLRVDKIACA from the coding sequence ATGACTAAGCCCGTAGCCATTGGCTGCGATCACGCAGGGTTCGATTACAAAGAGGACCTCATCTCTTTTCTCGAAGGGAAAGGAATTGCATTTAAAGACTTCGGCACGTATTCAAAAGATAGTGTTGATTACCCTGATTTTGCACACCCCGTTGCATCGGCTGTGGAAAATGGCGAAGCAGCATTTGGTATTTTATTATGCGGCAGTGCGAATGGTGTGGCCATTACAGCCAATAAACACCAGGGCATTCGTGCAGGACTTTGCTGGGGTGAAGAAATTGCACAGTTAGTACGTGCACATAACAATGCCAACATCATTTGTATCCCTGCACGCTTTGTACGTGAAGGTGACGCAGAAAAAATGGTGAATACATTTATGACAACCGCATTTGAAGGTGGCCGGCATGGGTTAAGGGTTGATAAAATTGCCTGTGCTTAA
- a CDS encoding SCO family protein: MSKKLWFYLGFFLLLTGVFFLSIFWGTDLWRKKLPTMNDVKDFAFVNQLGDTITNSNVAGKVQVVEFFFTTCTGICPKMNTNMAVIAKDFAAEEDFVMLSHTVDPDTDSVARLKHYADSMKIDPKKWMLLTGTKEKLYEAARKSYLLDDQKNGLDPIADQFIHTQLFALVDRAGRLRGIYDGLDKKELAKLNEDISLVLKERYDGPRFVNGIFQNNPN, translated from the coding sequence ATGTCGAAAAAATTGTGGTTTTATCTTGGATTCTTCCTGTTGTTGACGGGTGTTTTTTTTCTTTCGATTTTCTGGGGCACCGACCTGTGGCGTAAAAAATTGCCCACCATGAACGATGTAAAAGACTTTGCATTTGTGAATCAATTGGGCGACACCATCACCAACAGCAATGTGGCGGGCAAGGTACAGGTAGTGGAATTTTTCTTTACCACCTGCACAGGCATTTGTCCAAAAATGAATACGAATATGGCGGTAATTGCAAAAGATTTTGCTGCGGAAGAGGATTTTGTAATGCTGAGTCATACAGTTGATCCGGATACAGATTCGGTGGCCCGTTTGAAACACTATGCCGATTCAATGAAGATCGATCCCAAAAAATGGATGCTCCTTACCGGTACAAAAGAAAAATTATACGAGGCTGCCCGCAAAAGTTATTTGCTCGATGATCAGAAGAACGGCCTTGATCCAATCGCCGATCAGTTTATCCATACCCAACTGTTTGCACTTGTTGACAGGGCAGGAAGACTGCGGGGTATTTACGACGGACTTGATAAAAAGGAACTGGCCAAACTCAATGAAGATATCAGCCTGGTATTAAAAGAACGCTACGATGGCCCCCGGTTTGTGAACGGAATTTTTCAGAACAATCCCAATTAA